From Antennarius striatus isolate MH-2024 chromosome 9, ASM4005453v1, whole genome shotgun sequence, one genomic window encodes:
- the col6a4a gene encoding collagen alpha-6(VI) chain isoform X3 — MAGGQGLFLSLIMAACLCGSTAEKTECAKATVADIVFLVDGSTSIGDNNFKEIQQFLKSVASGLDIGPDRVRMALAQYSHETYQEFLLKDHMDKTSLLAALDSVPYRKGGTETGKAIDFLLTQYFTKDAGSRASQRVPQIAVVITDGESTDDVIGPARRLRQHGVIVLGIGVGEANLEELASIANKPSERFMYSIDNFQALQRLTEGLLRTVCISMEDQRQALAERFADIFFLVDSGVTQAEFQQVRVFLTRMANQLNLGAAAYRLGLAQYGKDIKVEFLLNAHQTKEETQNAIKRFRQRRLTPNEPRNLGSALQYASTNFFTSEAGSRAEQGYKQYLVVVSGKDSDDPVDRESRQLRSVGVTVVGVSLGASMKEMRLISSAGNTYQSISNFVPTLKSAVEKQEEDITLTKDCKAAKLADIVFIVDESGSIGTPNFQLVRKFLHSIVSGMEVSPTRVRVGIVLYNTKPTAQVYLNSFSDKNELLRFIKILPYHGGGTNTGAALNFTRETLFTEQKGSRKNKGVQQVAVVITDGESQDNVSTAAANLRRAGVTVYAVGIKDANEDQLKQIASYPTNKHMFIVDSFTKLNSLQMSLQRSLCHNILREAVSIVTRRRGIKQGCIQTDEADIFFLIDHSGSIYPADFYDMKKFIIEFLNTFRISPQHVRMGVAKFADAPNLEFDLTTYTDAKSLEKAIEAIKQVGGGTETGRALEFMGPQFDRAMATRGHQVAEYLIVITDGKSTDNVKIPAEKLRAQGVIVYAIGVKNADHTELREISGDPQRTFFVNNFDALNPIKDDIITDICSQDACKDIPGDLMFLVDSSGSIYPNDYQKMKDFMKNVIGKSLIGQNEVHVGVMQFSTIQQLAFPLNRYYTKRDLSKAIDDMRQTSGGTLTGEAITEVSQYFDAANGGRPDLRQRLIVITDGESQDEVAAPATALRAKGVLIYAIGVVDANTTQLLEISASVDRTHTERSFDDLKNLEGQVAMELCDPDRECKKTEQADIIFLVDGSTSITLSKFRSMQKFMASTVNQTTVGKDLTRFGVIMFSNEPKSIFTLNQYTSKRDVLNAIMALKSPFGDTYTSKALAYALDFFDESHGGRAALKVPQILMVITDGDATDSNNLAPPSEALRDKGIGVFSIGVEGAIKDQLDIISGGDTSKVFYVDNFDALETLHMNISHVLCNSTKPACGKQKADMVFLVDQSGSINSNDYITMKKFTADLVSSFKVGEDLVRVGVAQFSSSFQHEFYLNQFYTADEVTKNILDMEQLGGGTKIGAALESIRGYFEASKGSRRSEKVSQNLVLITDGESQDDVEEAADKLRALGVEAFAIGIGDVHDLELLQVTGTPEKLFTVQNFGNLEKIKQKVVDKICQSEIIPNPPGCSIDIAMGFDISERRGFPGEMLVSGQVGLQTFLPEIAHYLSSIQGLCCAGDTPVNPNLAYRVVGRDGSPLYDFNFEGYSEDVVRKVMTAGLREPTFFNAAMLKSFGEKFKSQSGAGVKVLVIFSDGLDDDVMKLEQEAELLRASGVSALLTVALEGVHDPAQLQMVEFGRGFGYKVPLSVGMQSIGSSVLKQIDAVSDRECCGVMCKCSGPEGVRGSRGVPGSKGVPGQKGHPGFPGEEGVAGERGRPGPSGPQGVQGCSGVRGSKGYRGLRGNRGESGEDGLDGVDGEQGLTGVDGGRGEGGNPGNPGIPGIRGPAGPQGKRGLRGDPGESGADGTEPGPKGEAGNPGLPGAPGQDGQPGEGGEDGLSGPDGRRGPLGDKGETGPAGAPGVPGSAGASGPQGPRGVRGQPGPRGIPGLPGPQGEPGPAGNQGAAGRRGANGQKGQPGDPGAQGAPGAQGPRGMPGQDGRDGYGPAGPQGVKGDPGFPGYPGLVGEDGLQGNKGYSGRKGNPGRSGNTGPPGGSGVPGEPGHPGHRGPRGSPGGKGMTECQLITYIRDNCACSIGTYVGSDGDRSGCPAFPTELVFGLDMSVDVTPAAFERQRSSLLTLLEDIAIAESNCPTGARVAVVGYSAHTKYLIRFQDYRLKKQLLELVKNIALERTASRRQLGATMRFVGHNVFKRVRAGAMMRKVAIFFANGPSQDVSDVVTAVMEYRGLNIIPAVVSLRNAPALAQAMEVDDSGNSIFTVLGRDQAGDLRKVRDCAICYDPCRRSDQCSFIQEVLPPQEADLDLVMLMDSSREMQVDEYTGAKELLGSVVEQLAVSSEPRKAGPQARVAVVQTNGTQETKLEFNLQRYQSSTLMRRHLVHNMQQHGGATGMGAAMRLVVEGLPKMTAHPRKKKALLTVVGTQMDQEDEATLQLFSQKAKCAGMAVFVVTVGERYDRAQVEELASQPLQQHLLHVAHLRAEEQGYTQRCFRVFLNALAKGLNSYPPPALKLTCQQVNGQNAGQTDQGAVLLEEEELAGEVEEKFEEQTGGQTHIGQLDVIDLIRDSQTHGQTHGQTHDVNVLPMPETVSFLSKDACFLPQDEGGCQNYSMMWFFDTEQSECSRFWFGGCGGNGNRFRTQEECEDLCLTRSR, encoded by the exons AATGTGCGAAGGCCACGGTGGCTGACATCGTCTTCCTGGTCGACGGGTCCACCAGCATTGGGGACAATAATTTCAAGGAGATTCAACAGTTTCTCAAAAGCGTTGCCTCAGGCTTGGACATCGGTCCGGACAGAGTTCGAATGGCTTTGGCTCAGTACAGCCATGAAACCTACCAGGAGTTCCTGCTGAAGGACCACATGGACAAGACATCCCTCCTGGCAGCACTGGACAGTGTTCCTTACCGTAAAGGTGGTACGGAAACAGGCAAGGCCATCGACTTCCTCCTGACGCAGTACTTCACCAAAGACGCGGGGAGCCGAGCCAGCCAACGGGTGCCTCAGATTGCCGTGGTCATCACCGATGGGGAGtccactgatgatgtcatagggCCTGCCCGGCGCCTGAGGCAGCATGGTGTCATCGTTCTTGGCATTGGAGTGGGAGAGGCCAACCTGGAAGAGTTAGCGTCAATCGCGAACAAGCCTTCAGAGCGCTTCATGTACTCTATTGATAACTTTCAGGCTCTGCAGAGGCTGACAGAGGGTCTGCTGCGAACGGTTTGCATCTCCATGGAGGACCAGAGGCAAG CCTTGGCAGAACGGTTTGCAGACATCTTCTTCCTGGTGGACAGCGGCGTTACTCAGGCAGAGTTCCAGCAGGTCCGGGTCTTCCTCACCCGAATGGCCAACCAACTCAACCTGGGAGCGGCGGCCTACCGCCTGGGCCTGGCCCAGTATGGCAAAGACATCAAGGTGGAGTTCCTCCTCAACGCTCACCAAACCAAAGAGGAAACCCAGAACGCCATCAAGCGCTTCCGTCAACGCCGCCTGACACCAAACGAGCCTCGAAACCTCGGCAGCGCATTGCAGTACGCCAGCACCAACTTCTTCACCAGCGAGGCAGGAAGCCGGGCTGAGCAGGGATATAAACAGtacctggtggtggtcagtGGGAAGGACTCCGACGATCCCGTGGACCGGGAGTCACGTCAGCTCCGATCAGTGGGCGTGACCGTGGTGGGCGTGAGCCTCGGAGCTTCGATGAAGGAAATGCGACTCATATCCAGCGCCGGGAACACGTACCAGTCCATCAGTAACTTTGTCCCAACACTGAAATCTGCTgtggagaaacaggaagaggacaTTACTCTGACGAAAG atTGCAAAGCAGCCAAACTGGCAGACATTGTTTTCATTGTCGATGAGTCTGGAAGTATCGGAACCCCCAACTTCCAGTTGGTGCGAAAATTCCTGCACTCGATTGTTAGTGGCATGGAAGTTAGCCCAACGCGGGTGAGAGTGGGAATCGTTCTGTACAACACGAAGCCCACAGCACAGGTCTACCTCAACTCCTTCAGCGACAAGAACGAATTGCTCAGGTTCATCAAAATCCTGCCTTATCACGGCGGCGGCACCAACACTGGCGCGGCCCTGAACTTTACCCGGGAGACGCTGTTCACTGAGCAGAAAGGCAGCAGAAAGAACAAGGGAGTCCAGCAAGTGGCAGTGGTGATCACGGACGGGGAGTCCCAGGACAATGTGAGCACAGCGGCGGCCAATCTCCGCCGGGCAGGTGTCACCGTTTACGCCGTGGGAATCAAGGACGCCAACGAGGACCAACTGAAGCAGATCGCGTCCTACCCCACCAACAAGCACATGTTCATTGTGGACAGTTTTACCAAGCTGAACTCTCTGCAGATGAGCCTGCAGAGAAGTCTGTGCCACAACATCCTCCGAGAAGCCGTGTCCATTGTTACCAGAAGGCGTGGCATCAAACAAG GCTGCATACAGACGGATGAAGCCGAtatcttcttcctcatcgatcACTCCGGAAGCATTTACCCCGCCGACTTCTACGACATGAAAAAGTTCATCATCGAATTTCTAAACACCTTCCGTATCAGCCCACAACATGTTCGCATGGGTGTAGCAAAATTTGCAGATGCGCCCAACTTAGAGTTTGATCTGACAACCTACACCGACGCCAAGTCGCTAGAGAAGGCCATCGAGGCAATCAAACAGGTGGGGGGCGGCACCGAGACAGGACGCGCTCTGGAATTCATGGGGCCTCAGTTTGACCGGGCGATGGCCACCCGTGGTCACCAGGTGGCAGAGTACTTGATCGTCATCACCGATGGGAAGTCGACCGATAATGTCAAGATTCCTGCCGAGAAGCTGAGAGCACAGGGTGTGATCGTCTACGCCATTGGGGTGAAAAACGCAGACCACACTGAGCTGAGAGAGATCTCTGGTGATCCTCAGAGGACATTCTTTGTCAATAACTTTGATGCTCTGAACCCCAtaaaagatgacatcatcacggaCATCTGCTCTCAAGACG CCTGTAAAGACATCCCAGGAGATCTCATGTTCCTGGTGGACAGCTCTGGTAGCATCTACCCAAACGACTACCAGAAGATGAAAGACTTCATGAAAAATGTCATCGGCAAGTCCCTGATTGGTCAGAACGAGGTGCATGTGGGCGTCATGCAGTTCAGCACCATCCAGCAGCTGGCGTTCCCCCTGAACCGTTATTACACCAAACGGGACCTGTCCAAGGCCATTGACGACATGCGGCAGACGAGTGGGGGGACCCTCACGGGCGAAGCCATCACTGAGGTGTCGCAGTACTTTGACGCGGCCAACGGAGGGCGACCCGACCTGAGGCAAAGGCTGATAGTGATAACAGATGGGGAGTCCCAGGACGAGGTCGCAGCCCCCGCCACTGCCCTCAGGGCAAAGGGCGTCCTGATCTATGCCATTGGGGTGGTGGATGCCAACACCACCCAGCTGCTGGAGATCAGCGCGTCAGTGGACCGCACGCACACCGAGAGGAGCTTCGACGACCTGAAGAACCTGGAGGGCCAGGTGGCCATGGAGCTTTGTGATCCAGACAGAG AGTGTAAGAAAACAGAACAAGCTGATATCATCTTCCTGGTGGATGGCTCTACCAGTATCACCCTTAGCAAGTTCAGGAGCATGCAGAAGTTTATGGCATCAACGGTGAACCAAACCACAGTGGGCAAGGACTTGACTCGCTTCGGAGTCATCATGTTCTCCAACGAACCCAAGTCTATCTTCACCCTGAACCAGTACACCTCTAAACGAGACGTTCTCAACGCAATCATGGCCTTGAAATCCCCCTTTGGAGACACTTACACCAGCAAGGCTCTGGCATACGCATTGGACTTCTTTGATGAAAGCCACGGAGGACGGGCAGCCCTCAAGGTGCCCCAGATCCTCATGGTGATCACCGACGGCGACGCCACCGACAGCAACAATCTGGCGCCTCCGTCTGAGGCTTTGCGGGACAAAGGGATCGGTGTCTTCAGCATTGGAGTTGAAGGAGCCATCAAGGACCAGCTGGACATCATATCAGGTGGAGACACCTCCAAAGTCTTCTACGTGGACAACTTCGATGCCCTGGAAACTCTGCACATGAACATTTCCCATGTCCTCTGCAACTCAACCAAGCCAG CTTGTGGGAAGCAGAAAGCGGACATGGTCTTCCTCGTCGATCAGTCTGGCAGCATCAACTCAAACGACTACATTACCATGAAGAAGTTCACGGCCGACCTGGTGAGCAGCTTCAAAGTTGGCGAGGATCTGGTGCGTGTTGGAGTCGCCCAGTTCAGCAGCTCTTTCCAGCATGAGTTTTACCTCAACCAGTTCTACACTGCTGATGAAGTCACCAAGAACATCCTTGACATGGAGCAGCTCGGCGGCGGCACCAAAATCGGAGCTGCCCTCGAATCCATCCGGGGATATTTTGAAGCATCCAAAGGAAGCCGTAGGTCTGAGAAGGTCTCTCAGAACCTGGTGCTAATCACCGATGGCGAGTCCCAGGATGACGTGGAGGAAGCAGCCGACAAGCTTCGGGCCCTGGGGGTGGAGGCCTTCGCCATCGGCATTGGTGACGTCCATGACCTGGAGCTCCTACAGGTCACTGGCACCCCGGAGAAGCTGTTCACCGTACAGAATTTTGGCAACTTGGAAAAGATCAAGCAGAAGGTGGTAGACAAGATCTGCCAATCCGAGATCATCCCAAATCCCCCAG GCTGCAGCATCGACATCGCCATGGGGTTCGATATCTCTGAGAGGAGGGGGTTCCCCGGTGAGATGCTGGTGAGCGGCCAGGTTGGCCTGCAGACCTTCCTGCCGGAGATCGCCCACTACCTGTCGTCCATCCAGGGCCTGTGCTGCGCCGGCGACACGCCCGTCAACCCCAACCTGGCCTACCGGGTGGTGGGGCGTGACGGAAGTCCCCTGTACGACTTCAACTTTGAAGGCTACAGTGAAGACGTGGTGAGGAAGGTCATGACGGCCGGTCTGAGGGAGCCCACGTTCTTCAACGCTGCCATGCTGAAGTCCTTCGGCGAGAAGTTCaagagccaatcaggagccggcGTGAAG GTGCTGGTGATCTTCTCTGATGGACTTGACGACGACGTGATGAAGCTggagcaggaggcggagctgctGCGGGCGTCGG GCGTTAGCGCGCTGCTCACTGTGGCCCTGGAGGGCGTCCACGACCCCGCCCAGCTGCAGATGGTTGAGTTTGGCCGAGGCTTCGGGTACAAGGTTCCCCTCAGTGTCGGCATGCAGAGCATCGGCAGCTCTGTCCTGAAACAGATC GATGCCGTGTCGGACAGGGAGTGCTGTGGCGTCATGTGTAAATGTTCTGGACCTGAAGGCGTCCGCGGGTCTCGAGGCGTCCCGGGGTCAAAG GGCGTTCCTGGACAGAAGGGTCACCCCGGGTTCCCGGGCGAGGAGGGCGTGGCT GGCGAGCGGGGGCGTCCCGGGCCCAGCGGGCCCCAGGGGGTCCAGGGCTGTTCAGGGGTTCGAGGATCAAAG GGCTACCGGGGTCTCCGTGGAAACAGG GGCGAGAGCGGAGAAGACGGATTGGACGGAGTCGACGGGGAGCAG GGGCTGACCGGGGTGGACGGGGGCCGGGGCGAGGGAGGAAACCCAGGAAACCCG GGTATCCCGGGCATCAGGGGCCCGGCGGGACCCCAAGGGAAGCGAGGACTGAGAGGAGATCCG GGTGAATCCGGGGCTGATGGGACTGAACCGGGACCCAAGGGAGAGGCCGGGAATCCAGGTTTACCA GGTGCACCTGGACAGGACGGCCAGCCAGGTGAGGGTGGAGAAGACGGGCTCTCG GGTCCAGACGGGAGGCGAGGCCCTCTGGGAGACAAG GGTGAAACTGGACCGGCAGGAGCTCCGGGAGTTCCAGGCAGTGCTGGTGCCTCAGGTCCACAG GGTCCcagaggggtcagaggtcaaccagGGCCCCGTGGAATCCCCGGCCTTCCTGGACCTCAG GGGGAACCTGGACCAGCTGGAAACCAGGGTGCAGCCGGACGCCGCGGCGCCAACGGACAGAAG GGCCAACCAGGGGACCCGGGTGCACAGGGCGCTCCTGGAGCTCAGGGACCCAGAGGAATGCCG GGGCAGGACGGGAGGGACGGGTACGGACCTGCAGGACCCCAAGGTGTCAAG GGCGATCCTGGTTTCCCTGGTTACCCTGGTCTCGTG GGTGAGGACGGCCTGCAGGGAAACAAAGGATACTCTGGGCGTAAAGGGAACCCGGGGCGAAGC GGAAACACGGGTCCACCAGGAGGCTCAGGCGTGCCTGGAGAGCCAGGACATCCAGGACACAGG GGTCCCAGAGGTTCTCCTGGAGGCAAAGGCATGACG GAGTGTCAGCTGATCACCTACATCAGAGACAACTGTG CTTGTTCCATCGGTACGTATGTCGGGTCAGATGGTG ACCGGTCCGGTTGCCCCGCCTTCCCCACCGAGCTGGTGTTCGGGTTGGACATGTCGGTGGATGTGACGCCGGCGGCCTTCGAGAGGCAGCGCTCATCCCTGCTCACCCTGCTGGAGGACATCGCCATCGCCGAGAGCAACTGTCCGACGGGGGCGCGCGTGGCGGTGGTGGGCTACAGTGCCCACACCAAGTACCTGATCCGCTTCCAGGACTACCGCCTCAAGAAGCAGCTGCTGGAGTTGGTCAAGAACATCGCCCTGGAGCGGACAGCCAGCCGGCGCCAGCTGGGCGCCACCATGCGCTTCGTGGGCCACAACGTCTTCAAGCGCGTCCGCGCCGGTGCCATGATGAGGAAGGTCGCCATCTTCTTCGCTAATGGACCGTCACAGGACGTGAGCGACGTGGTGACGGCGGTGATGGAGTACCGCGGCCTCAACATCATCCCCGCAGTCGTCTCCCTGAGGAACGCCCCGGCTCTCGCTCAAGCCATGGAG GTCGACGACTCAGGAAACTCCATCTTCACTGTTCTGGGGCGGGACCAGGCCGGTGACCTGAGGAAGGTCAGGGACTGCGCCATCTGCTACG ACCCCTGCCGGCGTTCGGACCAGTGCTCCTTCATCCAGGAGGTGCTGCCCCCCCAGGAGGCGGACCTGGACCTGGTGATGCTGATGGACAGCTCCAGGGAGATGCAGGTGGACGAGTACACCGGCGCCAAGGAGCTGCTGGGCTCCGTGGTGGAGCAGCTGGCCGTGAGCTCGGAGCCCAGGAAGGCGGGCCCCCAGGCGCGGGTGGCGGTGGTCCAGACCAACGGCACCCAGGAGACCAAGCTGGAGTTCAACCTGCAGCGCTACCAGAGCAGCACGCTGATGAGGAGGCACCTGGTGCACAACAtgcagcagcacgggggcgccaccgGGATGGGTGCCGCCATGAGGCTGGTGGTGGAGGGGCTGCCCAAGATGACCGCCCACCCCCGCAAGAAGAAAGCGCTGCTGACAGTGGTGGGGACCCagatggaccaggaggacgagGCCACGCTGCAGCTCTTCTCCCAGAAGGCCAAGTGTGCGGGGATGGCGGTGTTCGTGGTGACGGTGGGCGAGCGCTACGACCGCGCCCAGGTGGAGGAGCTGGCCAGCCAGCCGCTGCAGCAGCACCTGCTCCACGTGGCCCACCTGAGGGCTGAGGAGCAGGGCTACACCCAGCGCTGCTTCAGGGTCTTCCTCAACGCCCTCGCCA AGGGTCTGAACTCGTACCCGCCCCCCGCCCTGAAGCTGACCTGCCAGCAGGTCAACGGTCAAAACGCAGGACAGACTGA TCAGGGGGcggtgctgctggaggaggaggagcttgcAGGTGAGGTGGAAGAGAAGTTTGAGGAGCAGACGGGAGGACAGACTCACATCGGTCAGCTGGACGTGATCGATCTGATCAGAGACAGCCAAACACACGGTCAAACACACGGTCAAACACacg ATGTGAACGTCCTGCCGATGCCTGAGACCGTCAGCTTCCTGTCCAAAG ACGCCTGCTTCCTGCCACAGGACGAGGGCGGCTGCCAGAACTACTCCATGATGTGGTTCTTCGACACGGAGCAGAGCGAGTGTTCACGCTTCTGGTTCGGAGGCTGTGGAGGAAACGGGAACCGCTTCAGGACGCAGGAGGAGTGTGAGGACCTGTGTCTGACCCGCAGCCGATAG